Proteins encoded within one genomic window of Cyprinus carpio isolate SPL01 chromosome A15, ASM1834038v1, whole genome shotgun sequence:
- the LOC109087851 gene encoding zinc finger CCCH domain-containing protein 4-like: protein MAVESMTVHPNSPTANHEHNSLLTDERQEEGELEEGELEDDGGEAEIPSGEGADPQDKPHRSKEHHASESDDEKSHRRRRKRKREREREKEKRRAKKKRKSKHKRHASSSDDHSDYSDESDYSPSEKRKYREYSPQYPPTSQGGYPPAPSGHGGPMPKKGGYMKMDKQGYGGYDDYEEETFEGEDDEEMGDDDYDDFTKELNQYRKAKEVGGGPRGRGGKNRMKNQRGRGRGMRGRGGRGGGRGRGRGKMGGENDEGDGMYGDEMEYGDDDYDNMGDDDYDDYSKELNQYRKSKDRGRGVEGGRGRGRGRGGRGMNRGRGRNRGRGRGGDQGPDEDNSGEMDMGDGSGGPRRNDQEKHGPEKKGKAICKYYIEGRCTWGDHCNFSHDIELPKKKELCKFYITGFCARAENCPYMHGDFPCKLFHTTGNCVNGEECMFSHENLTEDTQELLDKMLAEDAEAGAEDEKEVEELKKQGINPLPKPPPGVGLLPTPPRPTPGDSSAPMDFGMPGAPHGNIPPSGPTAPGPGTGPVPGPGVGPCPGPPPPCPDGGTFQGPPNPNGGPPPPMGPPPACGGNAGKKIPSLFEIVVKPTGQLAQKLGVRGPGPGNAAAGPQGPPAGPPGAPPPRFPGAPPPGHMGPGGPHDMPPMGPSNMNQGPPSIGTGPPMMQNFGQGDGPPNPGMMPPGGGTSVSNFYDNFYQQQQVMSIDGGARDGENFQGVGGGNFNDQSSGKQNSGSIEGAANVGPSNQPGIAVPDFLPPAQRVLFMRLQQKQQEDEERARRLAEGGGNERENEGDSANWYSSEDEDGGGSVTSILKTLRQQTQAQGPAKQDGAPSDPRLQKSQPAQTPSRPADPRLARDPRLSRNTDSSQAPETSASSSLTPTPSDPRLARHVATHAPKPEPPFVYKPPPLTAPATNEEEEGERMLRDKPVPIPLDPLMGMALRDPRSQLQQFSHIKKDVVLNKPSFSKAVLWSPEDLIPIPIPKQDLLPLPPGIPPVTAMDPRLSRTQPQPHSVSLPPTVPPAEQSNKSSSSLPDFELLSRILKTVNATSSSPSQGASTGISSPPSVSAEKPIDPRMARKAPADPRLQPQKSALKSTLEASAPQGSPPAASLSPPSSSPTIAPYDPRLLSAGGSVRGVGAGGVGSGGGGSSSSVLSGISLYDPRTQGTDKADGSGAPRNTSPPPEPKSSESTATTSKPKSKEPLFVRKSALDQPEPEKSSAEQTTDRYNSYNRPRPKPSPSPNAGTAAGAPATGSPSAAGQGPAGSAEQPAGVHNLPVSTLFTMVKQVNKPSGTGSPFGGNSPAQPDVAEQDNASLKDVFKGFDPTASPFCQ from the exons ATGGCTGTGGAAAGCATGACTGTCCATCCAAACTCCCCAACAGCCAACCACGAACACAACAGTCTTCTCACTGACGAAAG GCAAGAAGAAGGTGAACTGGAAGAAGGCGAGTTGGAGGATGACGGCGGAGAGGCAGAGATCCCCAGCGGTGAGGGAGCTGATCCCCAGGATAAACCTCACCGAAGCAAGGAGCACCATGCCAGTGAATCAGATGATGAAAAGTCACATCGGcggaggagaaagagaaagagagagagagagcgtgaaaaagaaaaaaggagggCCAAGAAAAAGCGTAAATCAAAGCACAAG CGTCACGCATCCTCCAGCGATGACCACTCGGACTACAGTGACGAATCAGATTACAGTCCGAGTGAAAAGAGGAAGTACAGGGAATATAGCCCTCAGTATCCTCCCACT TCACAAGGAGGTTACCCTCCGGCTCCCTCTGGTCATGGAGGTCCCATGCCAAAGAAAGGTGGCTATATGAAGATGGACAAGCAGGGTTATGGTGGCTATGATGACTACGAGGAGGAAACATTTGAAGGTGAAGATGATGAGGAAATGGGTGATGATGACTATGATGATTTCACTAAGGAACTGAACCAATACCGCAAGGCCAAAGAGGTTGGAGGTGGTCCACGTGGCAGAG GTGGCAAAAACCGCATGAAGAACCAGAGAGGTCGAGGCAGAGGAATGAGGGGACGTGGTGGAAGAGGAGGTGGCAGAGGGAGAGGACGGGGCAAAATGGGAGGAGAAAATGATGAAGGTGATGGCATGTACGGAGATGAGATGGAG tATGGAGATGATGACTATGACAACATGGGTGACGATGACTATGATGACTACTCAAAAGAACTAAACCAGTACAGGAAATCAAAGGACAGAGGGCGGG GG gtggaaGGTGGGCGAGGTCGCGGGAGAGGCAGAGGAGGTCGAGGAATGAACCGGGGCAGAGGGAGAAATCGAGGGAGGGGCCGTGGAGGAGACCAAGGTCCCGATGAAGATAACAGCGGAGAAATGGACATGGGG GATGGATCTGGAGGCCCAAGGAGGAATGATCAGGAGAAACATGGGCCAGAAAAGAAGGGGAAAGCCATCTGTAAATACTATATTGAAGGCCGCTGTACATGG GGTGACCACTGTAACTTCAGTCATGACATTGAGCTTCCTAAGAAGAAAGAGCTCTGCAAGTTCTACATCACTGGCTTCTGTGCACGAGCAGAAAACTGTCCCTATATGCATG GTGATTTCCCTTGCAAGCTGTTCCATACTACAGGAAACTGTGTGAATGGTGAAGAGTGTATGTTCTCCCATGAGAACCTAACAGAAGATACTCAAGAGCTGCTTGATAAG ATGCTGGCAGAGGATGCAGAAGCTGGTGCAGAAGATGAGAAAGAGGTTGAGGAACTTAAAAAGCAAGGCATTAACCCTCTTCCAAAACCACCCCCTGGTGTTGGTCTTCTCCCAACTCCACCAAGACCTACCCCAGGGGACTCCTCTGCACCCATGGACTTCGGAATGCCTGGTGCACCACATGGTAATATCCCTCCAAGTGGTCCAACAGCTCCAGGCCCTGGTACTGGCCCTGTTCCTGGTCCTGGAGTTGGACCATGCCCAGGCCCCCCTCCTCCCTGCCCAGATGGAGGCACCTTCCAAGGGCCACCAAACCCCAACGGTGGTCCTCCGCCACCTATGGGTCCACCACCTGCTTGTGGAGGAAATGCTGGAAAGAAGATTCCATCCTTGTTTGAGATTGTGGTCAAGCCCACAGGACAGCTTGCACAAAAACTGGGTGTCAG AGGACCAGGTCCTGGCAATGCTGCTGCAGGACCTCAGGGACCTCCTGCAGGTCCCCCAGGTGCACCTCCACCTCGCTTTCCTGGGGCCCCACCACCAGGACACATGGGTCCAGGCGGTCCTCATGATATGCCTCCGATGGGCCCATCTAACATGAACCAAGGCCCTCCATCAATAGGCACAGGACCGCCAATGATGCAGAACTTTGGCCAGGGAGATGGACCACCAAACCCAGGCATGATGCCTCCAGGTGGTGGAACGTCTGTTAGCAACTTCTATGATAACTTCTACCAGCAGCAGCAAGTCATGTCGATAGATGGAGGTGCAAGAGATG GTGAGAACTTTCAAGGTGTGGGTGGTGGAAACTTCAATGATCAGTCATCTGGCAAACAGAACTCTGGAAGCATAGAGGGTGCAGCTAATGTAGGCCCTTCTAATCAGCCTGGGATAGCAGTGCCAGATTTCCTGCCCCCAGCGCAGCGTGTGCTGTTTATGAGACTCCAGCAGAAACAACAGGAAGATGAGGAGAGAGCCAGGAGGCTGGCCGAGGGAGGAGGAAATGAGAGGGAGAATGAAG GAGATTCAGCAAACTGGTATTCCAGTGAAGATGAGGACGGTGGTGGCAGTGTCACTTCCATTCTCAAAACCTTGCGGCAACAAACCCAGGCCCAAGGCCCTGCCAAGCAGGATGGAGCTCCCAGTGACCCTCGTCTACAAAAGTCTCAGCCTGCACAGACACCCAGCCGACCAGCAGACCCCCGACTGGCACGAGACCCACGTCTATCCCGCAACACAGACTCCTCTCAGGCACCTGAAACCAGTGCTTCATCCTCTCTAACTCCTACCCCTTCAGACCCTCGTCTTGCCCGGCATGTAGCCACCCATGCCCCTAAACCCGAGCCCCCATTTGTGTACAAACCCCCGCCGTTGACCGCCCCAGCCactaatgaggaagaggagggtgaGAGAATGCTGAGGGACAAGCCAGTGCCCATTCCCCTTGACCCTTTAATGGGCATGGCTTTGCGTGATCCCCGCTCCCAACTACAGCAGTTCAGCCACATCAAAAAGGATGTAGTACTGAACAAGCCTTCATTTTCTAAGGCAGTGCTGTGGAGTCCTGAAGACCTCATCCCTATTCCCATTCCCAAACAAGACTTGCTCCCATTGCCCCCTGGCATCCCTCCGGTTACCGCCATGGATCCTCGTCTGTCCCGCACACAGCCCCAGCCCCACTCTGTTTCTCTCCCTCCTACTGTTCCTCCTGCTGAGCAGTCGAATAAATCCTCTTCGTCGCTTCCAGACTTTGAGCTGCTCTCCCGCATCCTCAAAACGGTCAACGCCACTTCATCCAGCCCTTCTCAAGGTGCTTCTACAGGAATCTCATCTCCTCCGTCCGTCTCTGCTGAGAAGCCCATTGACCCTCGCATGGCACGAAAAGCCCCTGCCGACCCCAGACTCCAGCCACAAAAATCTGCTCTTAAGTCCACTTTGGAGGCATCTGCTCCTCAAGGATCTCCCCCAGCTGCCTCCTTATCTCCACCTTCCTCCAGCCCCACCATTGCACCCTACGACCCACGGCTGCTATCAGCAGGAGGGTCAGTTCGAGGTGTGGGTGCTGGTGGTGTAGGTAGCGGCGGCGGCGGCAGCAGCAGTAGCGTGCTGAGCGGCATCAGTCTGTATGACCCTCGGACTCAGGGCACAGACAAGGCCGATGGTTCAGGAGCCCCTAGAAACACTAGTCCTCCCCCTGAGCCCAAGTCAAGTGAAAGTACAGCGACTACATCTAAACCTAAGTCTAAAGAGCCCCTGTTTGTGCGCAAGTCTGCACTGGACCAGCCGGAACCAGAGAAGAGCTCGGCAGAGCAGACAACAGATCGCTACAACAGCTACAACCGCCCTCGACCCAAACCTTCACCTTCGCCCAATGCAGGGACTGCTGCAGGGGCCCCCGCTACAGGCAGTCCATCTGCAGCTGGTCAGGGCCCAGCTGGTTCTGCAGAGCAGCCTGCAGGAGTCCACAACCTTCCTGTATCCACATTGTTCACCATGGTAAAGCAGGTCAACAAACCTAGCGGCACTGGCAGCCCGTTTGGTGGCAATAGCCCCGCACAGCCTGACGTGGCAGAACAGGACAATGCCTCTCTAAAAGACGTTTTTAAAGGCTTTGACCCCACAGCGTCACCGTTTTGCCAGTGA
- the LOC109087849 gene encoding SUMO-activating enzyme subunit 1 isoform X1 produces MIDTIEKEENIISEEEAAQYDRQIRLWGLDAQKRLRGSRVLLVGLRGLGAEVAKNLILAGVKGLTLLDHEQVTEESRRAQFLIPVDADGQNQAQASLDRAQLLNPMVEVKADTDAVGSKPDDFFFQFDAVCLTRCSKDLMVRVDQLCASRNIKVFCGDVFGYHGYMFSDLGQEHHYVEEKPKVVKGSNEANDGPEAKKPKVDPNETTMVKKTVSFCSFKAALEVDWTNEKAKNNLKRIPVDYFLLQVLLKFRTDKGRDPQPDSFAEDSQLLLQIRDDVLETMGLSSELLPNTFVSYCFSEMAPVCAVVGGVLGQELVKALSQRDAPHRNFFFFDGLKGSGVVDYFGSK; encoded by the exons atgattgaTACCATCGAAAAAGAAGAGAATATAATTAGTGAGGAGGAGGCTGCACAGTATGATCGTCAGATTCGCCTCTGGGGTCTCGATGCTCAAAAGAG ACTTAGAGGATCACGGGTGCTTCTTGTTGGTCTCCGGGGTCTTGGCGCAGAGGTAGCAAAGAACCTTATTTTGGCTGGGGTCAAAGGACTGACTCTCCTGGACCATGAGCAG GTGACAGAGGAGTCCAGACGTGCTCAGTTCCTGATCCCTGTGGATGCAGATGGTCAGAACCAGGCCCAGGCCTCTCTGGACAGAGCTCAGTTACTCAACCCAATGGTGGAAGTGAAGGCAGACACCGATGCAGTGGGGAGCAAGCCGGATGACTTTTTCTTCCAGTTTGATGCG GTTTGTCTGACCAGGTGCTCCAAAGACCTCATGGTGCGAGTGGACCAGCTCTGTGCCTCCAGGAACATTAAGGTCTTCTGTGGAGACGTGTTTGGTTATCATGGATACATGTTCTCTGACCTTGGCCAGGAGCATCACTATGTAGA AGAAAAGCCCAAAGTGGTGAAAGGGTCTAATGAGGCCAATGATGGTCCAGAGGCGAAGAAACCGAAGGTTGACCCCAACGAGACTACAATGGTGAAAAAG ACCGTCAGTTTCTGCTCTTTCAAAGCAGCACTGGAGGTGGACTGGACTAATGAGAAGGCCAAAAACAATCTGAAGCGCATTCCCGTAGACTACTTCCTTCTGCAAG TACTTCTGAAGTTTCGTACAGATAAAGGTCGTGATCCTCAGCCAGACAGCTTTGCTGAAGACTCTCAGCTGCTCTTGCAAATCCGTGATGATGTTCTTGAGACCATGGGCTTGAGCTCTGAACTTCTTCCCAATACCTTTGTCAG TTACTGTTTCTCTGAGATGGCTCCAGTGTGCGCTGTAGTCGGAGGAGTTCTTGGACAAGAGTTAGTCAAG GCTCTGTCTCAGAGAGATGCTCCACACAGGAATTTTTTCTTCTTCGACGGCCTGAAGGGCAGCGGGGTGGTCGACTACTTCGGATCCAAATAA
- the LOC109087849 gene encoding SUMO-activating enzyme subunit 1 isoform X2 → MIDTIEKEENIISEEEAAQYDRQIRLWGLDAQKRLRGSRVLLVGLRGLGAEVAKNLILAGVKGLTLLDHEQVTEESRRAQFLIPVDADGQNQAQASLDRAQLLNPMVEVKADTDAVGSKPDDFFFQFDAVCLTRCSKDLMVRVDQLCASRNIKVFCGDVFGYHGYMFSDLGQEHHYVEEKPKVVKGSNEANDGPEAKKPKVDPNETTMVKKTVSFCSFKAALEVDWTNEKAKNNLKRIPVDYFLLQVLLKFRTDKGRDPQPDSFAEDSQLLLQIRDDVLETMGLSSELLPNTFVRFTRPRLGVSQVDRVEQNGTECRLF, encoded by the exons atgattgaTACCATCGAAAAAGAAGAGAATATAATTAGTGAGGAGGAGGCTGCACAGTATGATCGTCAGATTCGCCTCTGGGGTCTCGATGCTCAAAAGAG ACTTAGAGGATCACGGGTGCTTCTTGTTGGTCTCCGGGGTCTTGGCGCAGAGGTAGCAAAGAACCTTATTTTGGCTGGGGTCAAAGGACTGACTCTCCTGGACCATGAGCAG GTGACAGAGGAGTCCAGACGTGCTCAGTTCCTGATCCCTGTGGATGCAGATGGTCAGAACCAGGCCCAGGCCTCTCTGGACAGAGCTCAGTTACTCAACCCAATGGTGGAAGTGAAGGCAGACACCGATGCAGTGGGGAGCAAGCCGGATGACTTTTTCTTCCAGTTTGATGCG GTTTGTCTGACCAGGTGCTCCAAAGACCTCATGGTGCGAGTGGACCAGCTCTGTGCCTCCAGGAACATTAAGGTCTTCTGTGGAGACGTGTTTGGTTATCATGGATACATGTTCTCTGACCTTGGCCAGGAGCATCACTATGTAGA AGAAAAGCCCAAAGTGGTGAAAGGGTCTAATGAGGCCAATGATGGTCCAGAGGCGAAGAAACCGAAGGTTGACCCCAACGAGACTACAATGGTGAAAAAG ACCGTCAGTTTCTGCTCTTTCAAAGCAGCACTGGAGGTGGACTGGACTAATGAGAAGGCCAAAAACAATCTGAAGCGCATTCCCGTAGACTACTTCCTTCTGCAAG TACTTCTGAAGTTTCGTACAGATAAAGGTCGTGATCCTCAGCCAGACAGCTTTGCTGAAGACTCTCAGCTGCTCTTGCAAATCCGTGATGATGTTCTTGAGACCATGGGCTTGAGCTCTGAACTTCTTCCCAATACCTTTGTCAG GTTCACCAGACCCCGACTGGGTGTTTCTCAAGTAGACAGAGTGGAACAGAACGGAACTGAATGCAGGCTTTTTTAA
- the LOC109087850 gene encoding cdc42 effector protein 2-like, producing MPAKTPMYLKTSTPKRGKKQKIRDVLSGDMISPPLGDVRHSAHVGPEGEGDMFGDVGFLQGKLDMLPALTQAPSSRSHSIDRRMDEILDVNSKSHTYHRSHNSHHNSLLKTTISMPVFIAPVQPPPKPPRLHLDEQPSPAHQQQNHHHSLMQKRSMSVCEEGIGKHRDPCRDLTLSASIPVLPHLVPSTGSLSEASSDDSMSEGCGPLDPKRGLSLDSDAGLSNEDLRSEHCESPAVSPSMSRSESLMGLDLDLGPSILEDVLRIMDRYKSVEERHEI from the coding sequence ATGCCAGCTAAGACACCCATGTACTTAAAGACGTCCACACCAAAGCGAGGCAAGAAGCAGAAAATACGGGACGTTCTTTCAGGAGACATGATAAGCCCGCCGCTGGGTGATGTGCGTCACAGTGCCCATGTTGGGCCTGAAGGAGAAGGGGACATGTTTGGTGATGTGGGATTCTTGCAAGGCAAACTCGACATGCTTCCAGCCCTCACTCAAGCGCCCAGCTCTCGTTCTCACAGCATTGACAGAAGAATGGATGAGATCTTAGATGTGAACAGCAAGAGCCACACTTACCATCGCAGTCATAATTCTCATCACAATTCTCTCCTCAAAACCACCATCTCCATGCCGGTATTCATTGCGCCTGTGCAACCTCCTCCTAAACCACCCCGTCTGCATTTAGACGAGCAGCCGTCCCCTGCTCATCAGCAGCAGAATCACCATCACAGTCTAATGCAGAAGCGCTCCATGTCTGTGTGTGAGGAAGGGATTGGGAAGCACAGGGATCCCTGCCGTGACCTCACTCTCTCCGCCTCGATCCCGGTCCTGCCGCACCTGGTGCCTTCCACGGGCTCCTTATCCGAGGCTTCCTCGGATGACTCCATGTCGGAAGGCTGCGGTCCACTGGACCCGAAGCGAGGCTTGAGTCTGGACTCTGATGCAGGGCTCAGTAATGAGGACCTGCGGAGCGAACACTGTGAATCTCCAGCTGTCTCACCCAGCATGTCACGCTCTGAGTCGCTAATGGGTTTGGACCTGGACCTGGGACCGTCCATTTTGGAGGATGTTCTTAGGATCATGGACCGTTATAAGAGTGTGGAAGAAAGACATGAGATATAA